catgtttgtaTTATGATACAAATGCAATACACAAGACCTTTTTTTCTGTAATGATGCCACAATAACATTGTGTTCTGACCCACCCATCACAAAATACTTTCATAAACTCACCCTGAAGTGCCAGATTCTATAGCTTTTCCTGCTGCTAATGCTACGTTCACACAATACTTTCATTAACTCACCCTGAAGCGCCAGATTCTATAGCTTTTCCTGCTGCTAATGCTACGTTCACACAATACTTTCATTAACTCACCCTGGAGTTCCAGATTCTATAGCTTTTCCTGCTGCTAATGCTACTTTTGCATTGTACACATTCTCTGGAGGCATACAAAATCGTCGTCCATCTCGTCCACAATATGCATTATTTGACAATTTGTTAGAGGGACCATCAGGTAAACGTGGTAGTGGCTGTGTTCTGTAAAGAATACAATTCATAGTCTTTTGACTCAGAGATTTGCAAGGCAAGACAAAAATTTGTGTATActgttttcatttttctttttctctaaAATTAATGACCAGTCAGACTATTATGCAATCTTAAGGTAGTTCTACTTatgttttaaatgtcttttttgtGTGTCTTTGGGTAGCTGTCTCAATGGAATATTCAAAACCTCTTttaaatcttctttttatacaaTGTTGTCATGTCATTGGGCTTGGGgtttttttgggggttttttttaatattctttggTTGATGTTgcatttaaatatatgttatcatgtttatataattgATTTACACAAATGTATGTGTTTCAGTTGTTCAATTCAATTAGTTGTTTCATTTAACACTGTTTAAAATTAACCCTACGTCTcctattaatttttttcatgtttttgaacTGATGCCTTTTTAAAGGTTTATGTGTGTCCATTTGATACTGTATCATTGACATAAtgtatattcatatgatgaaatcataatctttcagtcagtttaattgaagtctggagctggcatgtcagttaactgctacatgtagtagtctgttgttatttatgtattattgtcattttgtttattttctttggttacatcttctgacatcagacttggacttctcttgaactgaattttaatgtgcgaaTTGTTATGCGTTtccttttctacattagctagaggtatagagggagggttgagatctcacaaacatgtttaaacccgccgcatttttgtgcctgtcccaagtcaggagcctctggcctttgttagtcttgtattattttaattttagtttcttgtgtacaatttggaaattagtgtggcgttcattatcactgaactagtatatatttgtttaggggccagctgaaggacgcctccggtgcgggaatttctcgctacattgaagacatgttggtgaccttctgctgttgttttttctatggtcgggttgttgtctctttggcacattccccatttccattctcaattttataactaaCATCTGTTTTATTCTTACCTTTTTACAACTTGATCTTCATATCTTAATGGTTCtctatatatgttattgttagaTTTACTGGTCTACAAcataaaaaaaggcaaaaaatgaAATCCAATCTAAACGAAAATATTTATCCTTGGCAGTTTTCATAAATTTAAGTCAATAAATAATAGTGTTAAAACAGTTGTATGTGAATCTTTAAACAAGAGTCAAAATCATCTTTCAAAATAAGCTATAATTATAACCTTTcatagtttttatgccccactcaGAGATCAAAGATAATTAACACTAGTTTTTGTTTTGACTTGTATCATGTATATAGATGTCTAAATCAGTATAATAATTGGTTGGCTCCCTTTATTTTATAACAATCTTTGACTTAAACAGGTCAATTTACCTAAATCAGTATAATAATTGGTTGGCTCCctttattttataacaatatttgtcTTAAACAGGTCAATTTACCTAAATCAGTATAATAATTGGTTGGCTCCCTTTATTTTATAACAATCTTTGCCTTAAACAGGTCAATTTACCTAAATCAGTATAATAATTGGTTGGCTCCCTTTATTTTATAACAATCTTTGTCTTAAACAGGTCAATTTACCTAAATCAGTATAATAATTGGTTAGCTCCCTTTATTTTATAACAATCGGTCAATTTACCTAAATCATTAATCAGACAAAACATATTTGACCAGAATCAAAATGCTGCAAAATATTGACTTTTTCAATGAAACTTTTTAACAGCACTAACTAGTATTTACCAACATAAtccaactacatgtatattttggttaAATTGAGCTTCAGGCTTGTGGATTTAAGAGTTTATTATGAAGACTGACTGAGTAAACTacttgtatcatgtgtatcatgTGTTATTAACATGCAACATTTGACATTAGCATGGCATCTTCCTGTTGATCCTTTTTTTGCTTCTTAAATATAAGTGATGTAAGTGTTTACAGGTGCTACTTAAAATTaattacatatttggttttccTTTATATCACCTGCCACAAAAAAATAACCTGACTGTGTATAATAATTGAACAGCTGCAGCAAATACATAATTGAGGTCAGATAATTGTATGAAGTGAAATGTggcagtatacatggtataatttaaaaagaaaagaatttaaattttggTAAGGTGCTCCAATTTCCTAAGAAATACAAGAACAACGTAATATCCCAAAAACAAACTgattagggaccagctgaaggactcctccgggtgcgggaatttctcgctacattgaagacctgttggtgaccctctgctgttgttttttatttggtcgggttgttgtgtctttgacacattccccatttccattctcaattttatgatatatatatccGGATAACAAGATTTTTTATGGTGTTATACTGTGTTAAATTAGTGTAACAGCATACAATTGTAAGGTTTAAGGCATTCATAATTAATAAAAGTACAGACAATTTTCAGAAAATCAATTTTGCATATCTTGCATGCAAACTGGAGCTCCTTGTTGAAAGCAATATGGCGGATGTCATATTTTGTATACAAGACATTAAAATGGAATTCTTGAAGTGAAATTGCACTTTTATTGAGTAAAAAGAGAAATAACACCATAAAAAAGGATATACAaatgtatcagtttatttttggGATATGTTAAAGCATACATGTGGACCTCCCGACGGGAGTACAATAATCCCGTTTTCAGGGGTCTCCTCCCTtcctcccgtttaggagaaaaatATCCCgttcatgaaatatttcatgaatgaaaattttcaaccgCCACATATGATAATTTCTTACTGCCGTAcggtgtaattgacacctgtgttaaattttacctgtaaatcaaagtagatgtataattatatgtcTTCACTtaacagcttgggtgtcaaacatactggtaatcaacgatgtttacctctggctaactgccgttgtgtaATAAACACTTGGTGtattaaaatagttttttgttacttccctttgttttatcctgttttaagttattttgcttttaaaaatgtaaattgtaaaaagaatataaatgaataatattttaatcaaattatcatataaggatggtaattaaatgaatttaaatgtttttggacaaatgaaaaaatataaattaaaaaataattttaggaATCGAGACTTcttttcaaggattaaattgaaatttatatattaaatctGGCCATCTCATTCCgactgtgcaagggctgtatagccagtcaaggttgttaaaaacttccatttgtttgtttgtaatagAAAATGGAATATTTTAGTTCTATATATGGgtggaatcagaaaaaatgaagcAAAAGTGTGACAAGGGGGGTCCAATTTCAaacttaatattttgtatttctttttgtcttgCCCTATTAccaatactttaaattttataattccaaaGTTTCAGGCCGAACGAAACAGACACATTGaataatcttaaattttaatAGCATACATCTCAAAAATATTTAACAGAAACCATACTACTTAAAAACAAGTTTGGTAATAAAACAGTCAAGAAAACATTGCTCAGACCTTTTCCAAATGAAAGtcaatataaaaaggaaaattttaaaaccaaaatttcCATCTTTTCTGCTAAATCATATAATAACAATCAAATTGAATagcttaatttgaaaaatataatagtaACTAGTGATTGAAGTTTTTGCCAATAAAAAGAATCTTAATATATTTCAGTTACAATAGTAAACTTTGAAAGCCCTGAGATTTTGTGATCATttgcaaaaaacaaaatgtcatttcattgtaccgttttaatgtaattgtaTGTAGAAAAAGCCTTCTATTTTCAGTAttttgtcacactcctgacatattttataaagattgaaaaatgctttaaactttcaCAAAAAATCATTAAACACATTGCTATATCATTGATTTCAATTTCTGATATCTTTACCCATAGAACAGGACTTTCTTTTTAggaccatttaaaaaaaacacaaagagaGGCACCCcaaaatgtcaggagtgtgacaactGTCTTTAAACATCTACCAAAGAATACAAAGgacttaaatgttttattttttttatttttcagaagtggctattccaaagagaagaaaaaaaatcattaccactgtgatatgtttatatcatagatgtgggagtgcattatatatgtcaggagtgtgacgcttttttaaggcattttctgtcaattcataatttcacaagAACAAGTTCCACAAGTTTCTTTGTGTAAGAAATGTTAAAACCAAGTAATATTCATATCATTTACctcttaaatgtgttatttatcatgattgttttggcacaatcagttttaattagtcatttttctattttttgtgcactgagtaatgcaaatttatcaaaggaaataagtgtgtacaactataatatcatataggaaagtgaggaaatgaattttgtacaaaatagaacaattattttgatttaaaatggtatatttaaagatgtttcaAGGATTAACCATTCAGATGTAattcgtcacactcctgacatgaatttaacaatttaagaaaaatatgaaaattagctttatttttaggACAGATAATTGAAAGACAGCTAGTAAAATGAAGAAACTTTTGGTAAACCTTCCATTCCTTAAAACATCTACCAGATTTGCTGAAATAAGCAGGGCAAAATTTTCTAGAAGAAATGATTCAAAGAAAGAGACTTCGAATGAGAGAACTCGCAAATACTGGCTGAatctgaaattgaaaattgatcaGCGGAAGTTGGACCATCTTAAAATAAAAACCTATAAAACCAAGCTAACAAAAAAAAAGCTTAAAGAAAGAAGAActtcaaattccaaattttataaacaatataaagaaaaacaaaggcagTAGCAGAGAAACAgtagaaaaaaaggaagaaagataaaaaagaagttgGGTTGAATAAGGACTTAGAATCGAACAAAAACAGctcaaaaattaaaatgagaACAGATCTGTGACTGTGTCAGATTCCAGATCTACAGTGAGAAAACCTGCacaacaaacaagaaaacaattgccacaaaacaaaaatgcttatAAATGATCCCTTCTAGAAGGCCCTTCTGGGTGTAGCATTTTTTATGATGTGTTTCAAAGAACTCGTCCAAGCATTTGGGTTTTGTGGCAGTTGTTTTCTTGTGTGTTGTGCAGGTTTTCTCACTGTAGATCTGGAATCTGACACAGTTACAGATCTGTTCTCATTTGAATTTTTGAGCTGTTTTTGTTCGATTCTAAGTCCTTATTCAACCcaacttcttttttatctttcttcctttttttctacTGTTTTTCTGCTActgcctttgtttttctttatattgtttatcaaatttggaaTTCAAAGTTCTTCTTTCTTTAAGCCTTTTTTTGTTAGCATGGTTTtgtagttttttattttgtttaagattGTCCAACTTCCTctgataattttttaattttatattcagcCAATATTTGCGGGTTTTCTCTTTCCAAGTCTCTTTCTTTGAATCATTTCTTCTAGATAATTTTGCCTGGCTTATGTCAGCAAGTCTAGTGAATGTTTTAAGGAATGGAAGATTTACCAAAAGTTTCTAAATTACTAGCTGTCTTTCAACTATCTGTcctaaaaataaagctaattttcatatttttcttaaattgttaaattcatgtcaggagtgtgacgaatTACATCTGAATGGTTAATCCTtgaaacatctttaaatatagcatttaaattcaaaatgattgttctattttgtacaaaattcatttcCTCACTTTCCTATATGATTTTATAGTTGTACACACTTATTtcctttgataaatttgcattactgtgcacaaaaattagaaaaatgactaattaaaacttattgtgtcaaaacaatcatgataaataacacatttaagaggtaaatgataggaatataactttgttttaacatttctaaCACAAAGAAACCTGTTGAACTTGTCcttgtgaaattatgaattgacagaaaatgccttaaaaaaagcgtcacactcctgacatatataatgcactcccacatctatgatataaacatatcacagttgtaataaaactttttCTTCTCTTTGGAATAGCCACtactgaaaaataaagaagaagaacATACTTAAGTCCTATGTATTCTTTGGTACATGTTTAAAGACagttgtcacactcctgacatttttgggTGCTTGTATAGAAGTTAATCAAATATGTGAATTATGCACCTCAGGATGTCTGTATAGCCTTTTATGGATAgcttatacatatatacaataaatacttaccagttttacacacaaatactcctttaaaatacaaccataacactttaatttagaaattatcaaattttgccAATATTAATTTTTGGTACATACCTTTtcacaatgtatatttatttacataatatttgtgcaatgatAACACCAATCTATAATCTACAAAACCTAGTATTGAAGAATGATTATAAACCATCTTCATATACATGCATTCATCATAATAATTTTTACTCAAcatgtaaattattaaaaaaaaatcctgtcacacaaaaagcgtcacactcctgacaaatttgacatgtttttttaataaaacttttggCTGGTACAAGATATCTAAATGAAATTTGGCTGCAAGTTAGCTGGTATTGAACTTGTTGGTTTGACATTTAATTTACTTTCCTAAATATAATGGGGGAAACAATATGCCCCAATAtgttaaaatcttcattttttctgattccacCCTTATGCTAAACTGAATAAAAATCCTTGTCAGTTTTCTCTAACATGTAGATATTAACAGTATAATAGCCAAACATTCTACACTGTTGGAGTCTTTAAAAGTTATCTAGAAATATGACTTTCATAATGCTTAGactgttattgtttatttttttcaattaatttatcatgttataaacatacatgtatagcaTATTTCTTTCTTTAAGATTTGTCTATACAGTTACTAATGATAAGCAGATGGAGACATGAATACAAATCTATACCCAAAGAAAAGGTCATAATCATTAATTTGCAAGCAGTGAACAatcaattatcaaaaacaaaaaacaaaacaagattcttctcgatattttttttttaataatgtgacATCATTTAAATAGAAAGGCAACAAGGGTACTATAAACATATTACATTTTGAtggatatttgaagaaaaaatcacATTAAAAGGCAATTTCTACATAATACGGtcaaatttacgacaaaatttatgtcgataaaaaactCCTGATCTGAGTCCTAATCTCCTGACCGAAATTTCCAAATCTCCTGATCTGAGTTTCACTGTCCATCACATGTATATTAAAGGTTCTTGTATTTCTTGAGAAATCGTGGTACCGAGAAAATAAAGGGTAGCAGGAACATTTGTAGGTGAAACctacatttaaatgaaattatagaTACATTTGTAAATGAAATATGGATCTAAGGCTGTCAGTCGTCTCTAGgagcaaatatccactttttgatatgggatgAGCTCTGATATCCCACAGAACCAGCTTCCTTGTCTGGCATAACAGCTGAGGAGGGTAGGAGGGGTTGTGACCCTGAAGTTTCGGGCTTAAAAgcacgaaatcctgaggtcccgaatttaaataaattttaatcctgacatctcgaaattaaaaaaaaatcctgaatcctgaaagggtcaatcctgaaatcctgagcttaaaaacacctgatcccggagtcccaataaaggtcctatccccctcacAGCTGTCAATGGCTGTTGGACAGTATTTCGgactaatatcatgaatatccAAGTGTGTTGATAAGTCGTTATCCTAAggctatttttttcttattttttctgtagACTTAGCTTTCATTTTTTATGACATGCATTGTCAAGCTTGGTAACTCATAATTGTTCCTTAGTAACATGAGTAATTCAATGTACGATGCTGTCCCATACTGAACCTACTGACCTTGTTTGTTTACAATCAAATTTCAATGGCGTCAAAATCACGTGATGTCAAATCGTTCTAGTTTCTAATTTTTCAGTCTACGGCAATTACATTATTTCTTTGTGGGATATTGCTTTAAAATAGTTTGCAATAATTTTGGGTTTTATTCAACAGGAAACCTCATTTTTTGCCATCCCTTTCGAAATCAATGGAAATTTGTATGAATATTTACCTACAGTCATGATGGTCAGAATATCAatctttttataatgaataaaaaaaaaaatgaaaattgttttttattaaccTACTCTATATTCCTGTACAAAACTATGGCATGGACATCGTTTTTTCATAtagttttcctttcattttggttGGGCTTTTTTTGCGGGAAAATTGCGATAGACGTAAGGAgcatgtcattttaaaattcctaaaaataCGATTTGCTTGACCTGTATTGCCTGCCACAAGATTGATGACGCTGAATGGAATGTACACTAAGCAATGGAGGCCGGAAGTGGGATTTTGTGAAGTTCTAGAATGTTTTTAGACATTCGGAAGTCGGAATTGAAACGggcattagaaaattggcattttttagcaataattgagaacaacaatgaaaactttccttaagtttatgttttttattcaaaagtgCAGAAAAAACGTATTCTGCACTGTTTTTCTACGCTGGAAGTAGCGTAGTGACGTCAATGCGTAGTTTCCCCGTGTGTCAAGTTCAAACACAAATACCTAACGAACTGACAAGATGACCGATTTTAGACTACGGTAGGATATTAATAATATCAGTAGTCTCATCTCCATTTATACAACAATTACATGAGGTTGAATGATGTACCTTAATAATTTTCAATGTTAAGTTATATTCGAAACGAGtttttataaataacataaaataaaataaaataaatacggTTATAAATGCAGTTATCATGATATAAAACCAGTTGCCGTTGATgtgtttctgaaaaaaatataaaaagaacccATATGAGTGTTAGTGTGGCAACATCTTATCTATTTTATACCTGTCGTAAAAAATCTCTTATGAAAGCAAGAAGCGGGGTGACTTTTCTGCCAACTTGCGATACCTTGAAATTTGACATTTTCTCATTGAAACAAACGATCTGGTACCGAATAGATTTGCAACGTATTTTATCATCAGAAGATTAACAAGGAACCAGACTTGGAAAAAATAAATGACACAAGTTCGGTTATAGACTCTATTAACTTTCCGTATTGAAATGATAAAATGTGGACACAAATTGATGTCTGATATATACAAACATGAGTGGTTGGTAGATTTTTGGGTGAAGTTTTGCATAAAGATCAAGAATTCTAGAcaaatatactaaaaaaaatacagtttagGAAATAGTTCATTAGACTAGTAtataaatgaagatttatttaaaaatttaaaacatgcgTTTGGgggatgtgtttttcaacagactgtcggaattccaatgggcaTGTTTCATTGGTCTCTTCTGGACATCTCCAGAATGATTTCTGGTGAAATCTCCAGAATGTCTTCTGGTGAAGAGTTCAAAAAAATGAATCTGGATCTCTTCTGGGGATATTCTACGGAAGATCAATATAACAAAAATTCAATCCAATATAtcagatttttgttatgttggaTGATGTAAATGAAGTTTACAGTGATTTATTAGAAAATTAAGATGCGTCCATTCCAATTCAGAAGACATGACTGTGAAAGTGTGCTAGCTATGTTCATGAGATTTTTCTTTATGCTTTTCTCTaattcaattttgtgtaacaaatcAGACTTAAACCCccttaattttaataatattaatcTTAAACTGTACAAGAATTCACCAATCTTTGTCTGGAATATGATCCTAAGGACATCTTGgcctatcatattttttttaagtgacCTTGTCCTCGGTTAATATAATCTGAACAGGTCCATATATACATATTGACCTTGTCAAAAGTCCATTATTGATAAATATTGCTTGTTAAGAGCTGAAAAATAGTTTTGATTAGCAACAGAATAATGCTCTCTTCCCTTTTGGTGGTTGTTATCCTTGTCTTTTTGTCGCCGGTGGaaagtagtctcattggcaattttacCACATCTACAAAAATGACAGGTGTTCAAACAATATGTGACTAGTCCAGATCTTAATAGTCCTGAGTCTATGAAAGTGtatatgaatttaacagaaacaatcaaagatctaCCTTCAACACCAAACTCTCCATACtacaaaaaacattattttttttaccctGCTGTTCACAGCAGTAGAAATAAATTGGTAACATGTTCATGGGACACAGGTGATTCTCCTGCTTGCATAtgacattataaagggacataactctagaggacaataactagaggctctcaagagcctgtgtcgctcacctgttactgtatttactgatgtcaatcatcttggttggtaggtggggtcatttgacactttttttaaatagataccctagtaatgattgtggccaagtttggttaaatttggcccatagttttagataagaagatttttgtacaagttacaaaaatgacgaaaagttgttcaatattgactataaagggcaataactccttaaggggtcctcttacaattttgatcatgttgacttatttgtagatcttactttgctgaatataagatataaatcaaaaactgcattttaccactatgttctaattttagccatgtcagccattttgtttggaaggcgaggtcatcggacacattttttaaactatataccacaatgataattgtggcca
This sequence is a window from Mytilus edulis chromosome 1, xbMytEdul2.2, whole genome shotgun sequence. Protein-coding genes within it:
- the LOC139488145 gene encoding NADH dehydrogenase [ubiquinone] 1 alpha subcomplex subunit 7-like gives rise to the protein MSNFKVSQVGRKVTPLLAFIRDFLRQTSKSNNNIYREPLRYEDQVVKRTQPLPRLPDGPSNKLSNNAYCGRDGRRFCMPPENVYNAKVALAAGKAIESGTPGQSAVMSKRIVAPSMPRA